Below is a window of Photobacterium atrarenae DNA.
TTCTTCCCCGTATTTTTAAAACTGAGCGATCGAAAGGTCATTGTCATCGGCGGCGGAGAGGTCGCATGCCGAAAAATCGATTTGCTTTATCAGGCCGGCGCCGATATCACACTGGTTTCGCCGAAAATACATCCTTATCTGGAAAGCCTGGTGGCGGGGGGCAAGATTGCGTGGCAACAGCAGCCATACCAGAAAGGTGTGATCGTAGGGTTTCATCAAGTCTGGGCCACCACGAATGATCCAACGCTGAACCATCAGATCTTCAAAGATGCGGAAGCACTCGGGATCTGGACCAATGTTGTCGATGACCCACAGCACTGCCATTTCATTACCCCGGCGATGGTTGATCGGTCGCCAATCCAAGTGGCGATTTCCAGCGGTGGTGCTTCCCCGGTGCTGGTACGCATGATCCGAGAAAAGCTGGAAACCCAACTGCCGCAAAACCTCAGCCTGCTGGCCAAGTATTCCGGGCAGCAGCGCCAACGAATCAAAGAATATTTCAACACCGTCGATGAACGGCGCAAATTCTGGGAACGATTTTTCAGATTGCCCGCTGTCGAAACAGCTACAACCCCGGCGCAGCTGGAGGCGGCCTTTTCGGCTCTGCTTGAACAACCCAACCCTGTCGGTGGCAATGTCTATGTTATCGAGACGGGCGCAGATCCTGAACTACTCAGCCTGAAGGCACTTCGCCTGATGCAGCAGGCAGAGTATGTCCTCTACCCACAAGACAGCCCTCCGGCATTTATTGAGTTATGCCGCCGGGATGCCGAGCGGGATACCTACAAACCCGAGGCGCTGGTCAATCAGGTCAACCAGTGGGTGCAGCAGGATTACCGGGTGTGTGTCCTGCTTCCGAAACCAATGAGGGATCAGATGGCTATATCACTCACAGAACAATTTCAGGGAATTTTCGTCCCCTGTGTGGGCTAAACCGAATAGTTGCAGTACAGCTTCCGCGAGAACACAACTCAGGATGAAGGGGGATTGCAGTTCAAGAGCAAATTCGGCCAGCAAATGACCTGGCTGACAGAGACGCAAAAGCCGCACTGGATGCGGCTTTTCACTATTCACACTGGCTAGACTGTCGTTTAATCCATTTCCGGCACTGCATTTGTCTTTGGCTGAGCCACGACCTTATGTACCCACAAGCCAGAGGCCTTCATACAATAACCAAACACCGCGCCCAGGATCAGAGACGGCACGACGAGTTGCCAGTCCCCCCCTGCAGCAAACGTTGCACAGGAGCCAATAAAGGTACCAGGAATAAAGCTCAGCCAGGCCTTTTGTGCCTGTACACACATCAGGAAGGCAACCACAGCCGTAATTACGTAGCCGAGGATTTCCAGGCTCGCCATGGTCGATAAATGAATAATCACCATCGCCCAGAAGACACCACTCATATTCGTGGCCACACTAAGTCCTAAGCCTTTCAGTCCGTCCTTCGGGGATGCAAAATAAGTGGTACACCCCAAAAAGCCTGCCCAGCTCAGTAGGCCCAAAGATACGGCAACCCAACCCCAGATCCCGGACAGAATCCCCGTTGTGATAGCAATCGCGACCAATACTGACATGTCAAAATCTCTCATTAGCACTGTTAGGAAACAGTTTAATTAACTTCCCACACCACAATAGGGATTCAGATCACACTTATGGTGAAATATGAATTATAAAAAACACCAAAAAGTGAAATATGTCACAAATAAGGCAGATTTCAGACCAACACCTTATCGCCTCAGTATAAATGAGAGCCACCTCCTATCAACAGTCTGTTTACTGGTATCAACAAAAATGAATGTAAGACTTGCGATCCAGTCGAAGAATTTGCGATTCCAATAGGCTGGCTGCAACCCACTATGGTAAGTTAGCCCGGTTTCTTTATGACAAAGAACAACCAGATAAGCTGGGTTGTTCAGTAGATAATCACGGAGTGTTCATGGGACCACTAATGCTTGATGTCACCGGCTATGAGCTTGATGCCGAGGAGCGTGATATTATTCAGCACCCAACCGTTGGCGGAATCATCTTTTTTGCCCGCAACTACCACGACCGCCAACAACTCAGGGCGTTGGTCCGGGATATTCGCAACACGGCAAAACGTCCGCTCCTCATTGCCGTCGATCAGGAAGGCGGTCGGGTACAACGTTTCCGTGACGGCTTTACCCCCCTGCCACCGGCCAAAGCCTTCGCATCGCAGTCCGATGGAATCGAACTCGCCCACCGGGGGGGTTGGCTGATGGCCGCCGAGCTATTGGCGATGGATATTGATCTAAGCCTGGCACCGGTCCTGGACTTGGGTTTTGACTGTAAAGCCATTGGCGATCGTGCCTTTTCTGAGGACCCACAGCAGGTGATCCAATATGCCAGCCAATTCATCCGGGGGATGAAACAAGCCGGCATGGCAACCACCGGGAAACACTTTCCCGGCCATGGTGGTGTCATTGCCGACTCACACCTGGAAACACCGGTCGATCCCCGCACGAACATCATGACGCATGATATGGTGGTTTTCCGCCAGCTCATTCAGGATGGTCTTCTGGATGCCATGATGCCGGCCCACGTTGTGTTTGACGCGTACGACGACCAGCCTGCCAGCGGCTCTGCTTACTGGCTGAAACAAGTCCTTCGCCAGGAGCTCAATTTCGGCGGCATCATCTTCTCGGATGATTTGAATATGAAAGGTGCCGATGTACTGGGAAGTTACAGCGAACGAGCGATCGCCGCTCAGGAAGCGGGTTGCGACATGGTGATGCTGTGTAATAACCGTGAAGGGGCGATTCAGGCGCTGGACGGCTTGCCACAGACGCAAGTACCACAGCTCCAGGCCCTGTGTAAAAAACCGACTGGTGAGTATTCAGACTTGATCAAAACGCGCATGTGGCAAGATACCCAGCAGCAGATCCACCAACTATCTCTGTCTTGGCAGGAGCAAAATTCCTAACAGTTCCTATTGGTTCGGCAGATGATTGATACATCTGCCTCTCCATCAGTGACATCCCTCGCTTTGGTATGCCAACATCATAGCAATGATTTTTCTCGCGCCTGCTTACGCCAGGCAGGCCGAGAGCGTCTCTCCACGCGGCGATGAGGAAATCCCTTTGCAAAAATAGGCGAAATCTTTAAAAATCATTGGCTTGCCGAAATAATAGCCTTGCTGAAGATACACACCTTGCGACGCTAGGTAACGAGATTGCTGCTCGGTTTCTACCCCTTCCGCGATCATCTCCATCCCGGCCTCACGGCCGAAAGCGATAATCGAGTCCAGAAGTGACAACTTGAGTTCCTCAGTGCCGATATTATCGACAAACATCTTATCGATTTTCAGGCTGCGGATATTGAGTTGCTGGATATAGCTAAATCCGCCATAACCAGTTCCGGCATCATCAAGCTTGACATCAATGCCACGCCGGCGAAGTTGCTCAATCACATCGGATGCCATGGTGAGATTGGTAAATTGCTTACGTTCTGTCACTTCAAAGGCGATCTGCTCCGGAGTGATTTCGGAGTGAGCCAGCAGTGCCAGCGATTTTTCCATCACCTCCAGGCTCTCCAATTGATCCGGCACCACATTGATACTAATCACCTGCTTGGTCCTCTGCCAATTCAGCTTACTCATCTCGCCAACAGCCTTTTCGATCAACTGCTCCGTGATTGGTAATATCTGGCCACTCTTTTCAACATAGGGAATAAATTCCATCGGTGGTACAACAGCTTGGCCGGGACGCTGCCATCGCGCCAACATTTCGCAGCCATATAAGGTATTCGTCGAGACATCTACAATGGGTTGGTAATAAGGCACAAATTCCTGCTTCGCCAATCCCCGCTCAATCAAGGCATGCAGTGAGACACTTCTGCGCCGGTAAACCCGATACAACGAGAGAGAAATTGCAGCGAATGCGGCTCCCAAAAGAAACAGTGGCAACCAAAACTCCGCCTTGTATTGCGCCATCAGTCGCGGATGAATAAAAGTATTGACTTGCAGCCCATCCAGGATCAATGAACGAAAGAGCGGCTGTTCATTTAACAAACCACTATCCCCTCGCCAATACGCAACTGTCGGATTATCAACCGAGGTCAACACACTGAGTACACAGTTCTGACAGTACTTATTCTTTAATGATTCCGAGACCAACGGCTCAAGGTAGACCGTCAACTGCCCCTGTGCTCCCTGCCACTTCGCTGCAAGCAAAGTTCCGTCCGGCGTCTCACTTGAGACCCACAAAGAGACCTGCGGAGAAAGCTTGCTCAGGAGCGGCATCAGCTGCATATCCTCCAATGAACCACGATAGCTGCTGCACTCCCCGCCATGATTGGTGCTCAGTGAAATCCGCTTAATCACAAAATTACGATAAGCAACGCTATCCAACTTCGCCTGATCGGCTACACCGCAATCAAATTGAAAATCATGAGATAGGCTTGTCAGTAACCCGGGTAACTGTTCGAGACGCATGGAATATGTATTCAGGAGCTCATCAGAATCAGCGCCGATCCGGTAGGACAAGTAAAGCTGAGCGACAGGGACACTGAGCAACGAAAGCAGGCATGCAATCCCGAGAATAAACCCGAAAGACAAAATTGTTTGCCGCCCGAGCGGCTTTCGCTTCGGGGTGTCCTTCCCTGGTGCATTGTTGCGATGACCGATAATCATGTTTTCAAATTTATCCTTTCACCTGAGCCATGGTTCAGATCATGACGCGCTTAACTGTATGGATATTTTATCAATCCTTTGATATACAACCATATTCATTAATAAGGTAGTTAACAAGCAGCAGGCGAACGATCGCTTTCGAGTCAGATCACGACTTGGTAAATTTATAAAACATGAATCCCATATAGTTCGACAAAAAGGAAAGAGATCGAAGCGAAGTGACAACATCACCCATTTGTCCGAGCCAGACAATTGATGGTGCAGCCGGAAGAAAATGACTATTTGACACCTATTACCAGAATGTGGTGTTTTTTCACGGTATCAGTGAGTAAAACAAAGGCGCCATGAAGGCGCCTTCGTTGCTTAAAGAGCGTCTCGGGAATAGTCGATACCTTTCGTGCACTTTTTCTCTTTGACGATGATAAAAGCAGCACCAATAATGAAGGCAATGACTAGCAGAGTTTCCATAACGAACCTTTAACAACCTTAGACTGAATGAACCGATACTGCCGCCAGGTAATATCGTGATATAAGGGGTATTCAGGCCTAAAGATTGCCTCTTGGATAGAAGCAATTTTTAGACTGCCGATAAGATACCCCAGCTGATCGTTTTTTGCACGAAATGGTTAGCGAAATGTTAAAAAAAGACTGTAACTACATCGTGCCAGTGATACTTGCGAGCCAAATCCCGAAACCAAGGTAAAAATAGTCAAATTTCAGTAGCATAAGTTACTAAAAAAGTCCTATTTCATGTCCGGTTTGTTATTAAAGCTAGCACGTATATTTTGTGCAAATAGTCACCAAATCGCTAGTAAAACATAGGTGATTTTTCTTTGCCTAACTGATTAGAATATCTAATCCAAAAGATAAGTAGAATCAGCCGGCTTCGGGTGAAGCCGGCCTGAAGGTTACAGCCAACGCTCCTGGCCGGTAAAGGTGACAGATAGCCAGGTGTCCCCCAAATCGTCGGACAACTCTTCCCACAGCAATTGACGGATATAATCCTGACGCTTCGTGGTCCAATAGGCATCATTTTTGACTAAAATATTCACCTCCAGATCATATTGACGACCAGACTTGGCAAAATGATGGGTATAGCCATCGAAGTGAAATTGACGAGACAGGCGCTCAATCACCCGATCAACGCGTTGTTGCGTCGTGTCCTGCGGCGCCACCAAGAGCACTTCGCGCAAATTCCGTTTCAGCACTTTAATCGGTAAGACCGACGCCGCAATTGCCAGCGTCGAGACCAGAATAGGGTCGACATACGCGTTCCAACGGGAGTAACCTAAATGATCAAACAGCATCACCAGCAGAAAACCCACCAAAATCGCCGCACTCAGAATACCGTCCACCAGCCATTCCTGTGAATCGACCCGAACCAGTTCCGACGCTTCTTTGTGCGCAATTCGGATTTCAACCGCATAAATAGTAAAACAGCAGACGGTCGATAGCACGGCGTACACGAGCGCATGCTCCAGAACAATGTCATGACCTCCGTTGACAATGGTTTGCACACCACTGATAAAAGCAAACAAGCAAGTAACCAGAATGAGCAAGCCATTGACGACATTGATTAACGGCTCAATGTGCGCGTAGCCAAATTGGAATTGTCGATCGTCAGGCCTTGAAACCAGGTAGGCGGTATACAGGCTCAACCCTGTCATACCCATACTCAGAAATGAAAACATGCCGTCGAGTAAAATAGCACTGGATCCGACATACAATCCATAGCCAATCCCTAAACTTGCCAGCAAAACAGTGCCGGCCAGGGACATTTTAAGCGCCAAACGCTCCTTACTAATTTTACGGCTGGTCGCCATAATTTCCTCCTTATCTTCAAATGAGTTGAACGAAATCGTTATGAACACCATAACACTATTTGTAGCTATTTGAATATCATCTATTTTCTAACAGGTGCTTTCCAACTTGTCTGTAATAACAGTAGCACCTGTAGATGGACAATTTATGAAACCATTGCCCCGGCAAATCAGAGTTAAAGCCTGCCTTTCAAAGATAGGCCAAGCGGCTTGTTCCTGACGATGCAGGCTGATCCCTTTATCGTTCGAGGACTTCGTCAAGCCATTGCCCGAATTCTTTCTTCTTCAGTGCCGTCGGCAAAGCAGCTTGCACTCTTCCTTTTTTAAACACCATCACCGTCGGTACGCCTCTGACTTTGTACCGGGTTGCCAACGCCTGATTCTGCTGCACATTCAACCGAACAAAACGAAGCGACTTCTGCCGCTCTGCCGCAACCTTCTCTACAATCGGCTTAAAGGTACGGCATGGCGCACAGTTGTGCCCCCAGAATGTGACCACAACAGGTTTTGGACTTTGAATCAGACACTCGAAGTTTTTGCTATCAGCCTCTACCGGCTTACCATCCAGTACCGGGCGGCTACAGTGCTCGCACTTGATGGTATTCGACAAAGCCTGAACAGAATTTGTTGCAGGCTGCTGGCAGTGGGGGCAAGAGACAGAAAAAATTTTCATGGGAAATCCGAAAATACATCAAAAGACGGCATAAGATACCAAGTATCCTCAATAGTATCATTCGAATTGCACAGCACCGAAATATATCATTATCAATGCAGGAAGCCACGCCGACGCCACGCTATAGATTCGCCAAAGGCTATTGCGGTTCGCGCTGGAGCTGTAAGCGTTCAATATCACTGAAGAAGTTGATCATTTTTGCCCGGCTGACACTGTACTCAAACCCCGTTCCGGCGCAATAATCCTGGTCAAATGGTTTCCGATCATGATTTTTCAACCAGATATATTCACATTGCGCATGCAACTCGCACGCATGGTCGCGCTCGTTTCGGAGCTGAGACCAATAAGTCGAAAAATGCTCGAGGGCATAATTCAACTGATCATAATTATCTGACGTCAGCTCGGGCCGCAGGGTCTTCAATTCTTGCTGCCGCTCACTCATGAAAGCCTGAAATGTCCTGGACAGATTATCAACTGAAGCAGCATAACACTGCTTCTCGATGAAGCTTTTTTTCTGTCCGGCTAAATCAGTCACTGTCTCCTGCGAAGTGCAGGCCGCTACAAAAAACAACAAAAAACTGCTTATTAATTTCATCGCGCACCACAAAAGCATCTGAATCCCGAAATGCTATCTAAGTATGAGCGACCCACTCCATCTCAATGAGTGAATGTGGCAGACGTCTTAACAATAAGACATTTACGAGGTTACGCCATTTCACCTGAATCCGGCGGGAAATATTACCAGGCGATCACCCGGCCGCAAGATTTTAATACATTCCCCTGTTTAATTAAAATTAGCAGTGTTTTTCGCTGTAATTATTCCTTTACTCCTTTATTGTTGACTGCTCGAGGCGAAAATTTAACATCTTGATTACAATTATTATTACTTGGTTATACCAAGACTTACGTCAAGCAGACTGGTTTGAGCCTCCCTTATCGGGCTCTGTGATACAGGTATAGCCAATTTTATTGATTTGCTGTCCGCCTCTTCCGAGGCAGCAACAGAAGGAGCTTGGAATGAATGTTCAGGCCTTACCGATGCATCGGTATATTGATCATCAGGGTCGTCTCATCGATCAACTGCCTGCATGGGCTGATCAGTCAATATTGACAGGGTTTTACCAGGATATGGTGATGACCCGCGTCTACGATAACAAAGCAATTGCGCTACAAAGAACCGGGAAACTGGGAACCTATCCGTCACATTTAGGTGCTGAAGCGATTGGCATTGCCGTCGGGCGAGCCCTAAAACCTGACGATGTGTTTATCCCCTACTATCGGGATATGCCCTCCATGTGGGTACGCGGGATCGGCATGGAAAAAAACCTCCAGTACTGGGGCGGTGATGAACGCGGCAGTGACTTCATGACCGAAGATGGTCAGCCAAGTCGGGATCTGCCGTTCTGTGTCCCGATCGCCACCCAATGCACTCATGCCGTCGGTGTTGCAGCAGCCCTGAAAATCCAGGGCAAACACCAGGCCGCGCTGGTGACCTGCGGCGATGGCGCCACGTCGAAAGGTGATTTTCTCGAATCCCTGAACTGCGCGGGTGTCTGGAACATTCCACTGGTGTTTGTCATTAACAACAACCAATGGGCCATTTCCGTACCGCGCACGATTCAGTGCGGTGCTGAATTTTTATCCGATAAAGCCCAGGGGGCCGGAATTCAAGGGCTCACGGTTGACGGTAATGATGTCATCGCTATGTATGACGCCGTCCTGAAAAGCCTGGATAAAGCGCGTAAAGGTAAAGGAGCGACATTAATCGAAGCCATTAGCTACCGACTCAGTGATCACACCACGGCTGATGACGCCAGCCGTTACCGCAGTGAAGATGAGCTGCAACAAGCCTGGGCTTATGAGCCAATTGCACGACTGAAGAAATTTCTGATTAGCCAGGGCTGGTGGTCTGAACAAGAAGAAGAAAACTGGACTGCACACTGCCGTGAGGTAGTCGAACAGGCCGTGAAACGATATGAATCCCTGCCACCACAAGCACCGGAATCAGCATTTGACTATCTGTTTGAATCGCTTGATAACGATCTCCATCAGCAGCGGGATCAACTGATCAATAAAGCAATGCGAATGCACGGAGGGCGCCATGGCTGAATTGACCCTATTAGAATCGGTAAACTTGGCACTGCACCATGAGATGACCCACAACCCTGACGTTGTGGTACTAGGTGAGGATGTTGGTGATAACGGTGGCGTATTCCGGGCAACAGTCGGGCTGAAAGAAAAGTTCGGGTGCAAACGGGTGATCGACTCCCCTTTGGCTGAAGCACTCATTGGTGGCGTCGCCGTCGGCATGGCCACGCAGGGATTGCGCCCGGTTGCAGAGTTTCAGTTCCAGGGCTTTGTCTTCCCGGCGATGGAGCATCTGATGTGTCATGCCGCCCGGATGAGAAACCGGACCCGTGGCCGCCTGACCTGCCCAGCCGTCTTCCGCGCCCCGTTTGGTGGCGGGATCCATGCGCCGGAGCATCACTCTGAAAGTATTGAAGCGCTGTTTGCCCATATCCCCGGGCTGCGGGTCGTCGTACCGTCTTCACCGCAACGTGCATACGGCCTGTTGCTGGGCGCGATCCGCAGCAACGACCCTGTGATGTTCTTCGAACCCAAGCGTATCTACCGAACCGTCAAGTCAAACGTCGAAGACGACGGCACAGCCCTGCCGCTTGATACCTGTTTCACCTTGCGTAAAGGGCGAGACCTGACGCTGGTCACCTGGGGGGCCTGTGTTGTTGAATCCCTCCAGGCAGCGGCGAGCTTATCCCGGCTCGGGATTGAGGCGGAAGTGATTGATGTTGCCAGCATTAAACCACTGGATATGGCGACGATTTACAAATCCCTTGAGCGAACCGGCCGACTCTTAGTCGTCCATGAAGCGTGCCAGACCAACGGTGTCGGTGCAGAAATTCTGGCCCGGGCTGCCGAGCATGCCATGTGCTTGCTCAAAGCGCCGCCGAAACGGGTCACCGGGATGGATACCGTCATGCCCTATTACCGGAACGAAGATTATTTCATGATCCAGGAAGAAGATATTATTGAGGCAGCAACTGCGCTCGTGGAGGGATGGAAATGAAGTCATTTACTTTGCCTGATCTCGGAGAAGGCCTGGCAGAATCAGAAATTATTGAATGGCATGTCAACGTTGGCGATACCGTCGAAGTCGACCAGGTAATGCTCACCGTCGAAACAGCCAAAGCCACCGTCGATGTTCCCGCCCCTTACAGCGGCAAAATTATCAGCCGTTTCGGCGATGAGGGCGATGTGATCAGCATCGGCAGCCTGCTGCTTGAAATTGAAGACAATGAGTCGGCAGCGCAAAATCAGAAAAGCGCGAAAAAAGCGGATGCCGCCACGGTCGTCGGTAGTGTGTCTAACAACAGCCATCATGTGAATGTCGACGAATACTGGGTTGGCAGTGCAACACAACAAACGGAACGCCCATCCGAAGCGCTAACCGCCATGCCTTCGGCCCGTCTGCTGGCACAGAAACTTGGCGTCGATCTACAGAAAGTAAAAGGCAGTGGACCGTCAGGGGTCATCTTAGATTCTGATGTTTATAACGCTTGCGATCAGCAACTTCCAGGAACTGAAGTGATCAAAGGCGCACGCCGGACCATGGTCAGCACCATGGCGGAATCCCACCAGCATGTTGCAGCCGTGACAATCACGGAAGAGGCCAACCTCGAGCACTGGCATGACGGCGAAGATATCACCAGCCGCCTGGTGATGGCGATTATTGAAGCTTGCCAACAAGAGCCTGCACTCAACGCCTGGTTTGACGCCGAAACTATGACCCGCTGCGTTCACAGCACCGTGAACCTTGGCTTGGCTGTGGACAGCCCGCATGGCCTGTATGTCCCGGTGCTCCGCCAAGCCGGTGAATATAATGCCGACAGCATTCGCAAGTGGGTCAATGAAACCGTCACCGGGATCCGGGAGCGAAAAATCGGCCGCGATCAGCTGCAACACGCTACGATTACCCTGACCAACTTCGGGGCGATCGCCGGCATTTTCGCCACCCCAGTGGTTACGCCACCACAAGTGGCCATTGTCGGTGCCGGTCGAATCATGGAAAAACTGGTGCTGCGCAACAATCAACCGGTTTCGGTGAAAACCATGCCGCTGTGTATGACCTTTGACCACCGCGCCTGTACCGGAGGTGAAGCCGCCCGGTTTATGAAAGTACTGGTGAAAGCGCTGGAAGCCAGCCACGCCTAGCGACCAAACCTTCATTGTACAATCGTTATCAGCGGAGAGCCGCACACACAAAAATGCCAGTCAAGTGACTGGCATTTTTTACTCATCAGGCTATTCGTGAAACTTAATCTTCTGCAGAAGGCTCTACTGGTTTCCGCTTCTTCGGCATAAAGACATTTTCACCCACCGCTACGTTATTATAGAAACGCTTATCACGTTGTTTGGTTACTTTGGCCGCCGCTTGCTTCTGTGCCGCAGGTTTCGCCGTTGGTTTCTTTTTCACCGGCTTTTTCTTATATTTCGGTGCAGGCTTCAACCCTTTAAACTTGCCTTCCAACCCTTCGATCACACTGAAGGTAATCGACTGCTGCAAGAAAGCCTCAACATTCTTAAAGCTCCGCCAGTCTTTCGGGCCAACCAGGGAAATCGCATCCCCTTTGTTACCGGCACGGCCGGTTCGACCAATCCGGTGCACGTACTCCTCGGCATGCTTCGGCATATCGAAGTTAATCACATGAGAAACGCGATCGATATCCAGCCCACGCGAGGCAACATCCGTCGTCACCAGGATTTTATGACAATCCCGCTCAAACTGGCTCATGATGCTGTTACGCTGGGTTTGCGTCATGTTGCCACTCAGAGCAACCGCCTTAAGTTTTCGCTCATTGAGCATGGTCGTCAGACGCTCAGTATCTTCACGAGTCGCGGTAAAGATAATGACCTGATTATAACTTTCGGTTTCCAGCAATTTATCCAGCAACGCCTGCTTATGATCCAGGTGATCACACAGCAGAAAACGCTGGGTGATGTCGGTATGCTCTTCTGCTCCGTGCCCAATCGAGATGCGTTTTGGCGCATTGAGCATATCTGATGCAATATCCAGCACATCGGTATGGTCCAGCGTCGCCGAAAACATCATGGTCTGGCGACGGCGGTGGCTGGCGGCTTCATGAATACGGCGTAGCTGCGCCTCAAAGCCCAGATCCAGCATACGGTCGGCTTCATCCAGGATCAGCATTTCCAGGCCATCAAGGAAAGTACTGCGATGCTCCAGATGATCTGCCAAACGCCCCGGTGTGGCAACCACAAACATCGGGTCTTTACGTAACTCTTTGACTTGATCGTTGAAGTTTTCCCCACCAACAATCAGCGCACCATCATACGGGGTACCCGCATTCAGTGTCCGCAGTTGGGCAAACACTTGCTTGGCCAGCTCGCGAGTCGGTGTCAGCACCACCACGCGTGGATCGCGTTTGGAAAACGGCTTACTGCGGTACATGCGCTGCATGGCCGGAAGCAGAAATGCCAGAGTTTTACCGGAGCCCGTTTTCGACGAGGCTAAGACATCTTTGCCAAGAATTGCTACAGGGATAGCAGTTCGTTGAATTTCAGTTGGTTTATCGAACGCCAGATGATGTAAC
It encodes the following:
- a CDS encoding dihydrolipoamide acetyltransferase family protein yields the protein MKSFTLPDLGEGLAESEIIEWHVNVGDTVEVDQVMLTVETAKATVDVPAPYSGKIISRFGDEGDVISIGSLLLEIEDNESAAQNQKSAKKADAATVVGSVSNNSHHVNVDEYWVGSATQQTERPSEALTAMPSARLLAQKLGVDLQKVKGSGPSGVILDSDVYNACDQQLPGTEVIKGARRTMVSTMAESHQHVAAVTITEEANLEHWHDGEDITSRLVMAIIEACQQEPALNAWFDAETMTRCVHSTVNLGLAVDSPHGLYVPVLRQAGEYNADSIRKWVNETVTGIRERKIGRDQLQHATITLTNFGAIAGIFATPVVTPPQVAIVGAGRIMEKLVLRNNQPVSVKTMPLCMTFDHRACTGGEAARFMKVLVKALEASHA
- a CDS encoding DEAD/DEAH box helicase: MHFKDLGLDQRLLKKLHHLAFDKPTEIQRTAIPVAILGKDVLASSKTGSGKTLAFLLPAMQRMYRSKPFSKRDPRVVVLTPTRELAKQVFAQLRTLNAGTPYDGALIVGGENFNDQVKELRKDPMFVVATPGRLADHLEHRSTFLDGLEMLILDEADRMLDLGFEAQLRRIHEAASHRRRQTMMFSATLDHTDVLDIASDMLNAPKRISIGHGAEEHTDITQRFLLCDHLDHKQALLDKLLETESYNQVIIFTATREDTERLTTMLNERKLKAVALSGNMTQTQRNSIMSQFERDCHKILVTTDVASRGLDIDRVSHVINFDMPKHAEEYVHRIGRTGRAGNKGDAISLVGPKDWRSFKNVEAFLQQSITFSVIEGLEGKFKGLKPAPKYKKKPVKKKPTAKPAAQKQAAAKVTKQRDKRFYNNVAVGENVFMPKKRKPVEPSAED